One genomic segment of Bacteroides caccae includes these proteins:
- a CDS encoding DUF5686 family protein — protein MKEIRRLRVKILIGCIVCLFSFISKGTANNYIMNPYTSTEISADSIIERVMTFAPLYETIVSDYRANLYIKGRMDIQKKNFILRYVPSMFRLQKGVREYMLETYSDLHYTAPNIYDQKVKASQGTVRGNRGLPGLLEYFSVNIYSASLLNDERLMSPLAKNGQKFYKYRIDSVMGDPNNLDYRIRFIPKTKSDQLVGGYMIVSSNVWSVREIRFSGRSELITFTCWIKMGEVGKKDEFLPVRYDVEALFKFLGNKVDGSYTASLDYKSIELKEKKTRKKEKKKYNLSESFSLQCDTNAYKTDASTFAILRPIPLADDEKKLYQDYQLRRDTVVSQKKTKSQAFWGTMGDLMLEDYKFNLSNIGSVRFSPFINPLLFSYSGSNGLSYRQDFRYNRLFRGDKLLRIVPRLGYNFTRKEFYWGLNADFEYWPQKRGFFRLNVGNGNRIYSSKVLDELKAMPDSIFNFDLIHLDYFKDLYFNFFHSVEVTNGLDISVGFSAHKRTAVERSRFVITGDYPMPPPEFMDKFKNTYISFAPRIRVEWTPGLYYYMNGKRKINLRSFYPTFSVDYERGIKDVFKSTGEYERIEFDLQHQIRLGLMRNIYYRFGFGAFTNQDELYFVDFVNFSRHNLPVGWNDEIGGVFQVLDGRWYNSSRRYVRGHFTYEAPFLVLRHLMKYTRYVQNERIYVSALSMPHLQPYLEVGYGIGTHIFDLGVFVSSENWKFGGIGCKFTFELFNR, from the coding sequence ATGAAGGAGATACGACGATTGAGAGTTAAAATATTGATAGGATGCATAGTATGCCTGTTTTCTTTTATATCAAAGGGAACAGCCAACAATTATATAATGAATCCCTATACCAGTACGGAGATCTCGGCTGACTCCATTATCGAACGTGTCATGACTTTTGCCCCTTTGTATGAGACAATAGTAAGCGATTATCGCGCGAACCTATATATAAAGGGTAGAATGGATATCCAGAAGAAGAATTTTATTCTCCGCTACGTACCTTCCATGTTCCGTTTGCAGAAAGGGGTGCGTGAATATATGCTCGAAACATACAGTGACCTTCATTATACGGCTCCCAATATCTACGACCAGAAAGTAAAAGCCTCGCAAGGTACAGTGAGAGGAAACAGGGGATTGCCGGGGTTGCTCGAATATTTTAGTGTAAATATCTACTCGGCTTCGCTTTTAAACGATGAACGCCTGATGTCACCTCTTGCCAAGAACGGACAGAAATTTTATAAATACCGGATAGATAGTGTAATGGGCGACCCCAATAACCTTGACTACCGGATACGCTTTATCCCCAAAACGAAAAGCGATCAGTTGGTAGGAGGTTATATGATTGTCAGCAGTAATGTGTGGAGCGTACGGGAGATACGTTTCTCGGGACGGTCGGAACTGATTACCTTTACTTGCTGGATTAAAATGGGAGAAGTGGGCAAGAAAGACGAGTTTCTGCCGGTTCGATATGACGTGGAGGCCCTCTTTAAGTTTTTGGGAAACAAGGTTGACGGCTCCTATACGGCTTCTTTGGATTATAAGTCGATCGAACTGAAAGAGAAGAAAACACGTAAGAAAGAAAAGAAGAAGTATAACCTGTCAGAATCTTTCTCGTTGCAGTGCGATACGAATGCCTACAAAACAGACGCTTCGACTTTTGCCATACTTCGTCCTATTCCGTTGGCGGACGATGAGAAGAAACTGTATCAGGACTACCAGTTAAGACGCGATACCGTGGTCAGTCAGAAAAAAACGAAAAGCCAGGCTTTTTGGGGAACAATGGGTGACTTGATGTTGGAAGATTATAAATTCAATTTATCCAATATCGGAAGTGTCCGTTTCTCTCCGTTTATCAATCCGCTTTTGTTCAGTTATAGCGGTAGCAATGGGTTGTCCTATCGGCAGGACTTCCGGTATAACCGCCTTTTCAGGGGCGATAAGTTGCTCCGCATTGTCCCTCGACTGGGGTATAACTTCACCCGGAAAGAGTTCTATTGGGGACTGAATGCCGACTTTGAGTATTGGCCTCAAAAGCGGGGATTCTTCCGGCTGAATGTGGGTAACGGTAACCGTATTTATAGCAGTAAAGTGTTGGATGAACTGAAAGCCATGCCGGACAGTATCTTTAATTTCGACCTGATTCACCTGGATTATTTTAAGGATTTATATTTCAATTTTTTCCATAGCGTTGAAGTTACTAACGGGCTGGATATAAGTGTCGGTTTCTCGGCGCACAAGAGAACTGCAGTGGAGCGTTCCCGCTTTGTTATTACCGGTGACTATCCGATGCCGCCTCCCGAGTTTATGGATAAGTTCAAGAATACCTATATCAGTTTTGCCCCTCGTATTCGTGTGGAATGGACGCCAGGACTTTATTACTACATGAACGGAAAGCGTAAGATAAACCTCCGTTCTTTCTACCCGACTTTCTCGGTCGATTACGAACGGGGTATAAAGGATGTGTTCAAAAGTACGGGGGAATATGAAAGGATAGAGTTCGACCTTCAACATCAAATCCGTTTGGGACTGATGCGTAATATCTATTACCGCTTCGGATTCGGCGCATTCACCAATCAGGACGAACTGTATTTTGTGGACTTTGTCAACTTTTCACGTCACAATCTTCCCGTAGGGTGGAATGATGAAATCGGTGGTGTGTTTCAGGTGCTTGACGGACGTTGGTACAACTCCTCCCGCCGTTATGTACGCGGACATTTCACGTATGAGGCTCCGTTCCTTGTCCTGCGGCATTTGATGAAGTATACTCGTTATGTACAAAATGAACGGATCTATGTCAGCGCCCTTTCCATGCCACATCTTCAACCTTATTTGGAAGTGGGATACGGCATTGGCACGCATATCTTTGATCTCGGAGTTTTTGTGAGCAGCGAGAACTGGAAGTTTGGCGGGATAGGCTGTAAGTTTACATTCGAGTTGTTTAACCGATAG
- a CDS encoding retron St85 family RNA-directed DNA polymerase — protein sequence MNKILITILIITGFLIYKMISSSRRQEGYKRWKATGGGKEEKVDKTKWERGSWLRHAMGVTTPVAPYTPRFEKEAVIWCAALLGVEVNRLEEILNNVSGHYQEFWMRKRSGGYRMISAPDKDLQAIQSTIYSRILSSVTIVHPAAVGFRCGRSVVDNAAPHLGKRYVLKMDIHDFFGSIRSPRVRQTFKKIGYPENVSKVLGALCCLHRHLPQGAPTSPALSNIVGYEMDRKLSALAAEYGLTYTRYADDLTFSGDVFPKEQIIPQVKRIIRDEKFEPNHKKTHFMNQSSRKIITGVSVASGVKLTIPKSKKREIRKNVYFILTKGLAEHQRRIGSHDPAYLKRLIGMLCYWRAIEPDNTYASDSIAALKRLEKGY from the coding sequence ATGAACAAAATTCTAATAACGATACTTATTATCACCGGCTTTTTGATTTATAAAATGATTTCCTCGAGCAGGAGACAAGAAGGGTATAAAAGGTGGAAAGCAACAGGCGGTGGTAAAGAAGAAAAGGTTGATAAAACAAAATGGGAGCGAGGATCCTGGCTTCGTCATGCAATGGGTGTTACTACTCCGGTGGCCCCCTATACTCCGAGATTTGAAAAAGAGGCTGTAATCTGGTGTGCTGCTCTGTTAGGAGTGGAAGTGAACCGCCTGGAAGAAATATTGAACAATGTTTCCGGGCATTATCAGGAGTTTTGGATGAGAAAAAGAAGCGGAGGGTATCGTATGATTTCTGCTCCGGACAAGGATTTGCAGGCTATCCAATCTACTATTTATTCGCGTATTTTATCATCGGTGACGATAGTTCATCCGGCAGCCGTCGGTTTTCGCTGCGGTCGGTCTGTGGTGGACAATGCTGCTCCTCATTTGGGTAAGCGGTATGTGTTGAAAATGGATATTCATGATTTCTTCGGCTCTATACGAAGCCCGAGAGTGAGGCAGACATTTAAGAAAATAGGTTATCCGGAGAATGTGTCGAAAGTACTGGGGGCTTTGTGTTGCCTGCACAGGCATTTGCCGCAAGGAGCGCCTACAAGTCCGGCTTTAAGTAATATTGTGGGATACGAAATGGACAGGAAACTCTCAGCGTTGGCTGCGGAATACGGGTTGACTTATACCCGTTATGCCGACGACCTAACCTTTTCGGGAGATGTGTTTCCGAAAGAGCAGATCATCCCTCAAGTCAAACGGATTATCCGTGATGAGAAGTTCGAGCCGAACCATAAAAAGACTCATTTTATGAATCAGAGTAGTAGGAAGATTATTACGGGGGTGTCTGTCGCTTCCGGTGTGAAGCTGACTATTCCTAAAAGCAAAAAGAGGGAGATTCGCAAGAATGTTTATTTCATCCTGACGAAAGGTCTGGCAGAACACCAGCGCAGGATCGGCTCTCATGATCCAGCTTATCTGAAACGGCTTATCGGAATGCTTTGCTATTGGCGGGCGATAGAACCGGACAATACCTATGCATCCGATTCCATTGCTGCTTTGAAACGTTTGGAGAAAGGGTATTAG
- a CDS encoding glutamine synthetase III family protein produces MSKMRFFALQELSNRKPLEVTAPSNKLSDYYGSHVFDRKKMQEYLPKEAYKAVIDAIEKGTPINREIADLIANGMKSWAKSLNVTHYTHWFQPLTDGTAEKHDGFIEFGEDGEVIERFSGKLLIQQEPDASSFPNGGIRNTFEARGYTAWDVSSPAFVVDTTLCIPTIFISYTGEALDYKTPLLKALAAVDKAATEVCQLFDKNITRVYTNLGWEQEYFLVDSSLYNARPDLCLTGRTLMGHSSAKDQQLEDHYFGSIPPRVTAFMKELEIECHKLGIPAKTRHNEVAPNQFELAPIFENCNLANDHNQLVMDLMKRIARKHHFNVLLHEKPYSGVNGSGKHNNWSLCTDTGVNLFAPGKNPKGNMLFLTFLVNVLMMVYKNQNLLRASIMSASNSHRLGANEAPPAILSCFLGSQLSATLDEIVRQVGNEKMTPEEKTTLKLGIGRIPEILLDTTDRNRTSPFAFTGNRFEFRAAGSSSNCAAAMIAINAAMANQLNEFRASVEKLMEEGVGKDEAIFRLLKETIIASEPIRFEGDGYSEEWKQEAARRGLTNICHVPEALMHYVDNQSKSVLIGERIFNETELNSRLEVELEKYTMKVQIEGRVLGDLAINHIVPTAVAYQNRLLENLRGMKEIFSAEEYEVLSADRKELIREISHRVTSIKILVREMTEARKVANHLENYKERAFAYEDKVRPYLDQIRDHIDHLEMEVDDEIWPLPKYRELLFTK; encoded by the coding sequence ATGTCAAAAATGCGTTTTTTTGCTCTGCAAGAGCTTTCCAACCGGAAACCTTTGGAAGTGACCGCTCCTTCCAACAAACTCTCTGATTATTATGGCAGCCATGTGTTCGACCGCAAGAAGATGCAAGAGTATCTTCCCAAAGAAGCTTATAAAGCGGTAATCGACGCTATCGAAAAAGGTACACCTATCAACCGTGAAATAGCCGACCTGATTGCCAACGGCATGAAAAGCTGGGCGAAGTCGCTCAACGTTACTCACTACACCCATTGGTTCCAACCCCTGACGGACGGAACAGCCGAAAAGCATGACGGCTTTATCGAGTTCGGTGAAGACGGTGAAGTCATCGAACGCTTCTCCGGCAAACTGCTTATCCAGCAGGAACCGGATGCTTCTTCTTTTCCCAACGGTGGCATCCGCAATACTTTCGAAGCTCGCGGCTATACGGCATGGGATGTTTCTTCTCCGGCATTCGTTGTAGACACAACTCTCTGTATTCCCACGATTTTTATTTCTTACACAGGCGAAGCATTGGATTACAAAACTCCATTGCTGAAAGCACTCGCTGCCGTAGACAAAGCTGCTACGGAAGTTTGCCAGCTATTCGACAAAAACATCACTCGTGTATATACAAACCTGGGCTGGGAACAGGAATATTTCCTTGTTGACTCCTCCTTATATAATGCACGTCCCGACCTCTGCCTGACAGGACGGACACTTATGGGACATTCTTCCGCTAAAGATCAACAGTTGGAAGACCACTATTTCGGCTCTATCCCTCCACGCGTCACGGCATTTATGAAAGAACTCGAAATCGAATGCCACAAACTGGGTATTCCCGCCAAGACACGTCATAACGAGGTAGCACCCAACCAGTTCGAACTGGCTCCTATCTTCGAAAACTGTAATCTGGCAAACGACCACAACCAGCTTGTCATGGACTTGATGAAACGTATTGCTCGCAAGCATCACTTCAACGTGCTTCTGCACGAGAAACCTTATAGTGGCGTGAACGGTTCGGGCAAGCACAACAACTGGTCGCTTTGTACCGACACAGGCGTCAACCTGTTTGCACCAGGCAAGAATCCGAAAGGAAATATGCTATTCCTTACTTTCCTGGTGAATGTGCTGATGATGGTTTATAAGAACCAGAATCTATTGCGTGCTTCTATTATGAGTGCCAGCAACAGTCACCGCCTGGGAGCCAACGAAGCTCCTCCCGCTATTCTTTCCTGCTTTCTGGGTTCACAACTTTCGGCAACTCTTGACGAAATTGTACGCCAGGTGGGAAACGAGAAAATGACCCCGGAAGAAAAGACAACGCTGAAACTGGGTATCGGACGTATACCCGAAATTCTGCTCGACACAACCGACCGTAACCGTACCTCCCCTTTCGCCTTCACCGGAAACCGGTTTGAGTTCCGTGCCGCAGGTTCTTCTTCCAACTGTGCCGCCGCTATGATTGCTATCAACGCTGCCATGGCAAACCAGTTGAACGAATTCCGCGCATCGGTGGAAAAGCTTATGGAGGAAGGAGTAGGCAAAGACGAAGCTATCTTCCGTCTGCTGAAAGAGACAATCATCGCTTCCGAACCGATCCGTTTCGAAGGCGACGGCTATTCCGAAGAATGGAAACAGGAAGCTGCACGCCGCGGACTGACCAACATCTGCCACGTCCCGGAAGCTCTGATGCACTACGTTGACAATCAATCCAAATCCGTACTTATCGGCGAACGCATTTTCAACGAAACGGAGTTGAACAGCCGTTTGGAAGTGGAATTGGAGAAATACACCATGAAGGTTCAGATTGAAGGCCGTGTATTGGGCGACCTCGCTATCAACCACATCGTGCCGACTGCCGTGGCTTATCAGAATCGCCTGCTCGAAAATCTTCGCGGAATGAAGGAAATCTTCTCTGCCGAAGAATACGAAGTGTTGAGCGCCGACCGTAAAGAGTTGATTCGTGAGATCTCCCACCGGGTGACCTCCATTAAAATACTGGTCCGTGAAATGACCGAAGCGCGAAAAGTAGCCAACCACCTTGAAAACTACAAGGAAAGAGCATTTGCATACGAAGATAAAGTGCGTCCGTATCTCGACCAGATACGAGATCACATCGACCATTTAGAAATGGAAGTAGACGATGAAATATGGCCTCTACCGAAGTATAGGGAACTGTTATTTACTAAATAA